A single genomic interval of Candidatus Bipolaricaulis anaerobius harbors:
- a CDS encoding flavodoxin family protein produces MKTVVVHYSRYGTTRTIAQTLAAELGAEVREIKAVRERGFLGMGLRAVWGIPMGIRPMDLAFAGVERIVLCTPIWAGKPANPVRTFLKEAQLEGKRLAVLFTAGGGETGRAREMIRNSLAGKRVEVTFLGEIVTRKVGEDQLRAEARKLARALQG; encoded by the coding sequence ATGAAGACCGTCGTCGTGCACTACAGCCGGTACGGGACCACGCGCACGATCGCCCAAACGCTCGCCGCGGAATTGGGGGCCGAGGTGCGGGAGATCAAGGCCGTGCGCGAACGCGGGTTCCTCGGGATGGGGCTCCGGGCAGTCTGGGGGATCCCGATGGGGATTCGCCCAATGGACCTCGCCTTCGCGGGAGTGGAGCGGATCGTCCTCTGCACGCCGATCTGGGCGGGAAAGCCCGCCAATCCGGTGCGGACGTTCCTCAAGGAGGCGCAGCTCGAGGGGAAGAGGCTCGCCGTCCTGTTCACCGCCGGCGGGGGGGAAACGGGCCGGGCGCGGGAGATGATCCGGAACTCCCTCGCCGGAAAGCGCGTCGAGGTCACGTTCCTTGGGGAGATCGTCACCCGGAAGGTGGGGGAGGACCAGCTCCGCGCCGAGGCCCGCAAGCTCGCGCGAGCGCTCCAGGGGTAG
- a CDS encoding ABC transporter permease, which yields MTAFRQLLRTQALVFLRDKIALFFTVLFPVVFIIIFGFVWGGGEGGGKVTLGLLVVGERDALLDEVLSSQNTVTVRPYEDRAELEADLTGQVLGLGLVWDGEELLFLQDPTRVQEGYALAEVAQGIAAELDLRRQGLAPVVEVERVSVGRTPAGWFTMVVPGIMAFSVLMSGLLAVSGHITQMKERRLLDRLLVTPMPPTALLGAIGLVRLGVGFVSTTITLGLAVVLFRVQFAVNWGLYTVFVIAATSGAMGLGTLIALVVRRPTSASTVANILAQIMLFLSGVYFPLEIMPAFLRAVGRAVPLTYMVEGMRYVTGVADMSALRFALVTAVLFGVGLGLFPALSRYVVRVGRR from the coding sequence ATGACCGCGTTCCGGCAGCTCCTCCGGACGCAGGCCCTCGTCTTCCTGCGGGACAAGATCGCGCTGTTCTTCACCGTCTTGTTTCCCGTCGTCTTCATCATCATCTTTGGGTTCGTGTGGGGAGGGGGCGAGGGCGGGGGGAAGGTGACCCTCGGCCTCCTCGTCGTCGGGGAACGCGATGCCCTGCTCGACGAGGTCCTCTCCTCCCAGAACACGGTGACGGTGCGGCCGTATGAGGACCGCGCCGAGCTCGAGGCTGACCTCACTGGGCAGGTGCTCGGCCTGGGGTTGGTGTGGGATGGGGAGGAGCTCCTCTTCCTCCAGGATCCCACCCGCGTTCAGGAGGGGTACGCCCTGGCCGAGGTGGCCCAGGGGATCGCGGCGGAGCTCGACCTGCGCCGGCAAGGATTGGCCCCGGTGGTCGAGGTGGAGCGGGTGAGCGTTGGACGAACGCCGGCCGGCTGGTTCACGATGGTCGTGCCGGGGATCATGGCGTTCTCGGTCCTCATGTCCGGGCTCCTCGCCGTGTCGGGGCACATCACCCAGATGAAGGAGCGAAGGCTCCTCGATCGCCTCCTCGTGACCCCGATGCCCCCCACCGCCCTCCTCGGGGCGATCGGCCTGGTGCGGCTGGGGGTGGGGTTCGTCTCCACCACGATCACCTTGGGCCTGGCCGTGGTCCTGTTCCGCGTTCAGTTCGCGGTGAACTGGGGCCTGTACACGGTATTCGTCATCGCGGCGACCAGCGGGGCGATGGGGTTGGGCACGCTCATCGCCCTCGTCGTGCGCCGTCCGACCAGCGCGAGCACGGTGGCGAACATCCTTGCCCAGATCATGCTCTTCCTGTCAGGGGTTTACTTCCCCCTGGAGATCATGCCCGCGTTCCTCCGTGCGGTGGGCCGCGCCGTCCCCCTCACGTACATGGTCGAGGGGATGAGGTACGTGACGGGCGTGGCTGACATGTCCGCCCTGCGGTTTGCCCTCGTCACGGCGGTCTTGTTTGGGGTGGGGCTCGGCCTGTTCCCCGCTCTCAGCCGGTACGTGGTCAGGGTCGGGCGCCGCTAG
- a CDS encoding NYN domain-containing protein has translation MKAAQAADTVNMALFCDFENIALGVREANYPAFDIEKVLERLLLKGNIVVKKAYCDWARYKEFKAPMHEASFELIEIPHVSQSGKNSADIRMVVDALDLCYTKQHVDTFVIISGDSDFSPLVSKLRENNRTVIGVGVKNSTSDLLIANCDEFIFYDDLVRAVRPAAKDQPKSGGRKPAAKKSQQPALPPVEPKKQEAWNLVVETYKALLKERGEGENIWGSMVKQTIKRRRPGFSESYHGFSSFGQLLEEAGARGILDLERDEKSGGYIIKGCHAS, from the coding sequence ATGAAGGCAGCACAAGCGGCGGATACCGTCAACATGGCTTTGTTCTGCGATTTCGAGAACATCGCCCTTGGAGTGCGGGAAGCGAACTACCCCGCGTTCGACATCGAAAAGGTTCTGGAGAGGCTCCTCCTCAAGGGGAACATCGTGGTGAAGAAGGCCTACTGCGACTGGGCGCGCTACAAGGAGTTCAAGGCGCCCATGCACGAGGCGTCGTTCGAGCTGATCGAGATCCCCCACGTGAGCCAGTCCGGGAAGAACTCCGCCGACATCCGGATGGTGGTGGACGCCCTCGACCTTTGCTACACGAAGCAGCACGTGGACACGTTTGTGATCATCAGCGGCGATTCCGACTTCTCGCCCTTGGTGAGCAAGCTGCGCGAGAACAACCGGACCGTGATCGGGGTTGGGGTCAAGAACTCCACCTCCGACCTCCTCATCGCCAACTGCGACGAGTTCATCTTCTACGATGACCTCGTCCGCGCGGTGCGGCCGGCCGCCAAGGACCAGCCCAAGTCGGGCGGCCGCAAGCCGGCGGCGAAGAAGAGCCAACAGCCGGCGCTCCCCCCCGTGGAACCCAAGAAGCAGGAGGCGTGGAACCTCGTCGTGGAAACGTACAAGGCCCTCCTCAAGGAGCGGGGAGAAGGGGAGAACATCTGGGGGTCGATGGTCAAGCAAACCATCAAGCGGCGGCGTCCAGGGTTCAGCGAGTCCTACCACGGGTTCAGCTCGTTCGGGCAGCTCCTCGAGGAGGCCGGGGCGCGGGGGATCCTCGATCTCGAACGGGACGAGAAATCCGGCGGGTACATCATCAAGGGCTGCCACGCTTCGTAG
- a CDS encoding protease inhibitor I42 family protein, with protein MRTVRWALLLVAGLAIGSFGQALGTATSSIPPGQVRVTTGVFTFSQGQGLAVELTGDDPCPCTCGTIFVSAFLVLDPTGAVVYADEATAYPLPSDEWLGHWDLTTTDGEPVAEGKYTLLVMTSIGDFQAELQVTAPDPAPRAGWSMAEATVCGIGLALYRRVDERDEGTTIPLNGGARLLIALPGNPTTGYGWEAVEEPAFLARIEGLPYRADSHLIGAGGVFYFRYQATEAGAGNLSFAYRRSWEATPPEKTFTLTVIVR; from the coding sequence ATGCGCACGGTTCGCTGGGCATTGCTCCTCGTGGCTGGACTGGCGATCGGATCCTTCGGGCAGGCGTTGGGGACGGCGACGAGCTCGATCCCCCCCGGACAGGTGCGGGTGACGACCGGGGTGTTCACCTTTTCTCAGGGGCAGGGGCTCGCCGTAGAGCTCACGGGCGATGATCCATGCCCCTGCACGTGCGGGACCATCTTCGTGTCCGCCTTCCTCGTCCTCGATCCCACCGGGGCCGTGGTCTACGCCGATGAGGCGACGGCCTACCCCCTCCCGTCGGACGAGTGGCTCGGCCACTGGGACCTGACCACCACGGATGGGGAACCCGTGGCCGAGGGGAAGTACACCCTCCTCGTCATGACCTCGATCGGGGACTTCCAGGCTGAGCTCCAGGTCACCGCGCCCGACCCGGCCCCCCGCGCCGGATGGAGCATGGCCGAGGCCACGGTGTGCGGGATCGGCCTCGCGCTCTACCGCCGGGTGGACGAACGGGACGAGGGGACGACGATCCCCCTGAACGGGGGGGCAAGGCTGTTGATCGCCCTGCCGGGGAACCCCACCACCGGCTACGGATGGGAGGCCGTGGAGGAACCGGCGTTCCTGGCGCGGATTGAGGGCCTCCCCTACCGTGCGGACTCCCACCTCATCGGGGCGGGCGGGGTGTTCTACTTCCGCTACCAGGCGACCGAGGCCGGCGCAGGAAACCTCTCCTTCGCCTACCGCCGTTCGTGGGAGGCCACGCCTCCTGAGAAAACCTTCACCCTCACCGTGATCGTCCGGTAG
- a CDS encoding anti-sigma factor family protein has translation MTCDEARERIPFYAARSLPEPEGAALLGHVVGCELCQGELVAAMRLGHELRAAFARLPGPPARTWLAIAARTVGASLLEVGVGSEIAGLTLAVGATKSGFSVTGSLSLLGREVPVLRI, from the coding sequence ATGACGTGCGACGAGGCCCGGGAGCGGATTCCGTTCTATGCGGCGCGTTCCCTCCCCGAGCCGGAAGGGGCGGCCCTCCTCGGGCACGTGGTGGGGTGCGAGCTCTGCCAGGGGGAGCTCGTGGCAGCGATGCGCCTCGGGCACGAACTTCGTGCCGCGTTCGCGCGGCTTCCGGGCCCGCCCGCACGGACGTGGTTGGCCATTGCCGCGCGGACGGTGGGAGCGTCCCTCCTCGAGGTGGGGGTGGGGTCGGAGATCGCGGGCCTGACCCTCGCTGTGGGGGCCACGAAATCCGGGTTCTCGGTCACGGGGAGCCTGTCCCTCCTCGGGCGGGAAGTCCCGGTATTGCGAATCTAG
- a CDS encoding tRNA (adenine-N1)-methyltransferase: MAEAFAYGEDVLLVEEGKGRTFLVRLEPGMEFHSHRGTIAHDGIAGQLEGTTVLSHIGRPFLAFRPRVGDRMFKVKRRTQIVYPKDAGWIALSLDLRPGARVVEMGTGSGAFTILLAQLVAPTGRIYTFDQRAEFLENALANIARAGSADRVEAGVLTAGEPFPVAGVDAVFLDLPTPWEAIPAAWAALAPGRPLALIVPTAEQLKESVRALREAGFALIETVELMERPILVREREGVRPSERMTAFTGYLVSARKRLPGPPPAGAVG, translated from the coding sequence GTGGCTGAGGCGTTCGCGTATGGGGAGGACGTCCTCCTCGTGGAGGAGGGGAAGGGGCGGACTTTCCTCGTCCGCCTTGAGCCGGGGATGGAGTTCCACAGCCATCGGGGAACGATCGCCCACGACGGGATCGCGGGACAGCTTGAGGGGACGACGGTCCTCAGCCACATCGGGCGGCCGTTCCTCGCCTTCCGGCCGCGGGTCGGGGACCGGATGTTCAAGGTCAAGCGCCGCACCCAGATCGTCTACCCCAAGGACGCGGGCTGGATCGCGCTTTCCCTCGACCTCCGCCCGGGGGCGCGGGTGGTCGAGATGGGGACCGGGTCCGGCGCGTTCACGATCTTGCTCGCCCAGCTCGTGGCCCCCACGGGCCGGATCTACACGTTCGATCAGAGAGCGGAGTTCCTGGAGAACGCCCTCGCCAACATCGCCCGCGCCGGATCCGCGGATCGGGTGGAGGCGGGAGTTCTCACCGCCGGGGAACCGTTCCCCGTGGCGGGCGTCGACGCCGTGTTCCTCGACCTCCCCACCCCGTGGGAGGCGATCCCCGCGGCGTGGGCTGCCCTCGCCCCGGGCCGGCCGCTCGCCCTGATCGTCCCCACCGCCGAGCAGCTCAAGGAGTCGGTCCGGGCGCTGCGCGAGGCCGGGTTCGCCCTCATCGAGACGGTGGAGTTGATGGAGCGGCCGATCCTCGTCCGGGAGAGGGAAGGGGTGCGCCCCAGCGAGCGGATGACCGCGTTCACCGGGTACCTCGTCTCCGCCCGCAAGCGCCTCCCGGGGCCGCCTCCCGCCGGCGCTGTAGGATAG
- a CDS encoding L-serine ammonia-lyase yields MDVPSVFTILKVGIGPSSSHTMGPFFAARDFRGLVAAQGVAGGRLRAVLLGSLARTGRGHLTDAAVAAGLSGHDPDRDATRSLPDVLAAVRAAGEVGIAGRRFAFSPDEDIVFDLSDRELPHPNTLRFELLGEEGRVALTEEYRSLGGGAVAGGTFGPQSARGGRFTMTEVLAACRKREIDLAGFVRENERYLERTDDGVEAQLSALWAAMRGSVDRGLSTRGVLPGLLRLARRAPDIHDALQGREGRRRVLAREMDLASAYAIATAEENAAGGRVVTAPTCGAAGVLPAVLRTLQETLGLPDERVHDALLVAGLIGLAVATNASIAGAEVGCQGEVGTASAMAAAAACYLLGGDAEAQVDRAAETALEHYLGLTCDPVYGLVQIPCIERNAAAAVAALHAASLAVLCRGEDRISFDTAVAALAEIGRDMSPKYKETAQGGIAALFKEGPRDG; encoded by the coding sequence ATGGACGTCCCAAGCGTGTTCACGATCCTCAAGGTGGGGATCGGCCCTAGCTCCTCCCACACCATGGGCCCGTTCTTCGCCGCCCGCGACTTCCGGGGCCTTGTCGCTGCCCAGGGGGTTGCGGGAGGCCGGCTGCGGGCCGTGCTCTTGGGCAGCCTCGCCCGTACCGGGCGGGGGCACCTCACCGACGCCGCGGTGGCGGCCGGGCTCTCCGGCCACGATCCCGACCGGGATGCAACAAGGTCCCTCCCTGACGTGCTCGCCGCGGTGCGGGCGGCGGGGGAGGTAGGGATCGCGGGCCGCCGGTTCGCGTTTAGCCCGGATGAGGACATCGTGTTCGACCTCTCCGACCGCGAGCTTCCCCACCCGAACACCCTCCGGTTCGAACTCCTCGGTGAGGAGGGGCGTGTCGCGCTCACGGAGGAGTACCGGTCCCTCGGCGGTGGAGCGGTGGCAGGGGGGACGTTCGGCCCCCAATCGGCTCGAGGGGGACGGTTCACGATGACCGAAGTCCTCGCCGCGTGTCGGAAGCGGGAGATCGACCTTGCCGGGTTCGTTCGGGAGAACGAGCGGTACCTGGAGCGCACCGACGACGGGGTCGAGGCGCAGCTCTCGGCTCTCTGGGCGGCGATGCGGGGCTCCGTCGACCGCGGGCTCTCCACCCGGGGCGTGCTTCCTGGCCTGCTGCGGCTCGCCCGCCGTGCCCCTGATATCCACGATGCCCTGCAGGGGCGGGAAGGCAGAAGGCGAGTCCTGGCGCGGGAGATGGACCTCGCATCGGCCTATGCGATCGCAACTGCCGAGGAGAACGCGGCCGGGGGGCGCGTCGTCACCGCCCCCACGTGTGGCGCCGCCGGGGTTCTCCCCGCCGTGCTGCGCACCCTTCAGGAGACGCTTGGGCTTCCGGACGAGCGGGTCCACGATGCCCTCCTCGTGGCGGGCCTGATTGGCCTCGCCGTGGCCACGAACGCCTCCATTGCCGGGGCCGAGGTCGGCTGCCAGGGCGAGGTGGGGACAGCGAGCGCGATGGCCGCCGCGGCAGCGTGCTACCTCTTGGGCGGGGACGCCGAGGCCCAGGTGGACCGGGCGGCAGAGACCGCCCTCGAGCACTACCTTGGCCTCACCTGCGATCCGGTGTACGGGCTCGTCCAGATCCCGTGCATCGAGCGCAACGCGGCGGCGGCGGTGGCGGCGCTCCACGCGGCGAGCCTGGCCGTCCTGTGTCGGGGAGAGGACCGCATCTCATTCGACACCGCAGTGGCCGCCCTGGCCGAGATCGGGCGAGACATGAGCCCCAAGT
- a CDS encoding saccharopine dehydrogenase family protein encodes MGYRYVVIGAGRQGVAAAYDLARHGEAEQITLLDRNAAIARAGAERLNGLLGRQVADAAVGDASQPQMLAPLLAKADGLLSAASYRFNLGLARVAIGTKTHMVDLGGHTGIVRDELALDREAKNAGIALVPDCGMGPGMNVTLALVAMDLLDEAEEVRIYDGGLPEDPKPPWNYALFFSAEGLVNEYEGEAYFLRGGVVTPIPALSELEELEIPPLGGLEAFVTSGGLSTMPWTYAGRLRILENKTLRYPGHAHLLHGLRALGLFGREAIQVGNNLVAPRDVLISLFNWALTDPEARDVCVIHVRARGKVGGRPAEARVGLLDRYDPETGFRAMEKLTGWHAALVLSLAVRGEIPPGATPIERALSGDRFLSAAPARGWAIERDVE; translated from the coding sequence ATGGGCTACAGGTACGTGGTGATCGGGGCCGGACGGCAGGGCGTGGCGGCGGCCTACGACCTCGCCCGTCATGGCGAGGCGGAGCAGATTACGCTCCTCGACCGCAATGCTGCGATCGCACGCGCGGGGGCGGAGCGGCTGAACGGGCTCCTCGGCCGGCAGGTGGCCGACGCCGCGGTGGGGGATGCGTCCCAACCGCAGATGCTCGCCCCGCTCCTCGCCAAGGCCGATGGGCTCCTCTCCGCCGCCTCGTACCGGTTCAACCTCGGCCTCGCCCGGGTCGCGATCGGGACGAAGACCCACATGGTGGACCTCGGCGGCCATACGGGGATCGTCCGCGACGAACTCGCTCTCGATCGGGAAGCGAAGAACGCAGGGATCGCCCTCGTCCCCGACTGCGGGATGGGGCCGGGGATGAACGTGACCCTCGCCCTGGTCGCGATGGACCTCCTCGACGAAGCCGAAGAAGTCCGGATCTACGACGGGGGCCTTCCGGAGGACCCCAAACCGCCATGGAACTACGCCCTGTTCTTCAGCGCCGAGGGGCTGGTGAACGAGTACGAAGGCGAGGCCTACTTCCTCCGCGGGGGAGTGGTCACCCCCATCCCCGCCCTATCCGAGCTCGAGGAGCTGGAGATCCCGCCGCTCGGGGGGCTCGAGGCGTTCGTGACGTCGGGGGGCCTATCCACCATGCCGTGGACGTACGCAGGAAGGCTGCGCATCCTGGAGAACAAGACCCTCCGCTACCCTGGGCACGCCCATCTCCTCCACGGCCTCCGCGCCTTGGGGCTGTTTGGGCGCGAGGCGATTCAGGTCGGAAACAACCTGGTAGCGCCGCGCGATGTGCTGATCTCCCTTTTCAACTGGGCCCTGACCGACCCCGAGGCCCGCGACGTGTGCGTGATCCACGTCCGGGCGCGGGGGAAGGTGGGCGGCCGCCCGGCCGAGGCCCGAGTGGGCCTCCTGGACCGCTACGATCCCGAGACGGGGTTCCGGGCGATGGAGAAGCTCACCGGATGGCACGCCGCGCTCGTTCTCTCCCTCGCCGTGCGCGGGGAGATCCCCCCCGGGGCGACCCCAATCGAGCGCGCTCTCTCTGGGGACCGGTTCCTCTCCGCCGCCCCGGCGCGGGGATGGGCGATCGAGCGCGACGTCGAGTGA
- a CDS encoding RNA polymerase sigma factor: MGRGEPLADDGELVGQVARGDGRAFRALYERYADRVFRYALTLLRNRHLAEEVVQETMVAVWNGADKFEGRSQVSTWIFGIARHHAHRIGRGEVKGERVPDEEGESPDPSSTVEREVRVQRAVAGLPPDQREVVFLAFYEGLRYEEIARVQGVPEGTVKSRMFHAKKRLAEELRP, encoded by the coding sequence ATGGGGAGAGGAGAGCCATTGGCGGACGATGGGGAGTTGGTGGGGCAGGTGGCGCGCGGGGATGGACGGGCGTTCCGCGCCCTGTACGAGCGGTACGCCGATCGGGTGTTCCGCTACGCGCTCACCCTCCTCCGGAACCGACATCTCGCCGAAGAGGTGGTGCAGGAGACGATGGTCGCCGTGTGGAATGGGGCGGACAAGTTTGAGGGGAGATCCCAGGTCTCGACATGGATCTTCGGGATCGCCCGCCATCACGCGCACCGCATCGGGCGGGGCGAGGTGAAGGGCGAGCGGGTCCCCGACGAAGAGGGGGAATCCCCGGATCCCTCCTCTACGGTGGAGCGGGAGGTGCGGGTGCAACGGGCGGTGGCGGGGCTGCCCCCCGACCAGCGCGAGGTCGTGTTCCTCGCGTTCTACGAGGGCCTCCGCTACGAGGAGATCGCCCGGGTGCAAGGGGTTCCGGAGGGGACGGTGAAGTCACGGATGTTCCACGCCAAGAAGAGGCTCGCCGAGGAGCTCAGGCCATGA
- a CDS encoding glycosyltransferase, whose translation MRIVFVTTFPTAESGGAGRVAHELAAASARTHDVLLVTPGERTEWIASPPGEPIRVRVATRGDGDVQLPDLRTRDGLEALLQDFRPDVVHAHDFSPLSLWFQDWAHRNGRPFAVTLHCLPSQAQAFGSLERPRLTRWMGESPLFPTFIRLFLHRCDGVIALNAAMVEDLRQFGYRGPLYQVPNGRDLAAYRDLPLADITQPVKELLFVGSFARRKNQRYLLEMMAHLTVPARLVLVGEKLEPGYLEELRAYVRDRALGNVDIVGPVPHTEIPHLLRVAHVFVSASKLEVQSLAVIEALASGTPVVGLTNETVAELVDDAVGRRLPADASPAEFAREVEAICRMSPEHYVALCRAGQERVRSLDWRAVVEQNSRVYAELAAVSSGAGRKRAPLWTPWLVAASALRYGIHGLPHSAQGAAPGAGVPTGGSGSGPSSPSPRRAR comes from the coding sequence ATGAGGATCGTGTTTGTGACGACCTTCCCCACCGCGGAGAGCGGGGGAGCGGGACGGGTGGCCCACGAGTTGGCCGCAGCGAGCGCCCGGACCCACGACGTCCTCCTCGTCACCCCGGGCGAGCGCACGGAATGGATCGCTTCTCCCCCGGGCGAACCGATCAGGGTGCGGGTGGCGACGCGCGGGGACGGGGATGTTCAGCTCCCCGATCTCCGGACGCGGGATGGGCTAGAGGCGCTCCTTCAGGATTTCCGGCCGGACGTTGTCCATGCCCACGACTTCAGCCCTCTTTCCTTGTGGTTCCAGGATTGGGCCCACCGGAATGGGCGGCCGTTCGCGGTGACCCTCCACTGCCTGCCCTCGCAGGCGCAGGCGTTCGGTTCCCTGGAGAGGCCGCGGCTCACCCGGTGGATGGGGGAGAGCCCCCTCTTCCCCACGTTCATCCGCCTCTTCCTCCACCGCTGCGATGGGGTGATCGCCCTCAACGCGGCGATGGTGGAGGACCTGCGGCAGTTCGGGTACCGGGGGCCTCTGTACCAGGTGCCCAACGGCCGGGATCTCGCGGCGTACCGCGACCTCCCTCTGGCGGACATCACGCAGCCGGTGAAGGAGCTCCTGTTCGTGGGGTCGTTCGCTCGGCGCAAGAACCAGCGCTACCTCCTGGAGATGATGGCGCACCTCACTGTCCCCGCTCGGCTCGTGCTCGTCGGGGAGAAGCTCGAACCGGGGTACCTGGAGGAGCTCCGGGCGTACGTCCGCGACCGGGCGCTGGGGAACGTGGACATCGTCGGTCCTGTCCCGCACACGGAGATCCCGCACCTCCTCCGCGTGGCCCACGTCTTCGTGTCGGCGTCGAAGCTCGAGGTGCAAAGCCTGGCCGTGATCGAGGCCCTCGCGTCCGGGACCCCGGTCGTTGGGTTGACGAACGAGACGGTCGCCGAGCTCGTGGACGACGCGGTGGGGAGAAGGCTCCCGGCCGATGCAAGCCCGGCGGAGTTCGCGCGGGAGGTGGAGGCGATCTGCCGGATGTCGCCCGAGCACTACGTGGCCCTGTGCCGGGCTGGTCAGGAGCGGGTTCGCTCGCTCGATTGGCGGGCGGTGGTGGAGCAGAACTCCCGGGTGTATGCGGAGCTCGCGGCGGTCTCCTCCGGCGCGGGGCGAAAGCGGGCCCCTCTGTGGACGCCGTGGCTGGTGGCGGCGAGTGCGCTGCGCTACGGGATCCACGGCCTGCCCCACTCCGCCCAAGGGGCGGCGCCGGGGGCCGGGGTCCCTACAGGAGGATCAGGGTCAGGGCCATCGTCGCCATCCCCCCGACGAGCCCGATGA
- a CDS encoding ABC transporter permease: MRAVLQLARCALVTALRQKETLFWFVVFPLLLLSVLTLVFGHLGEEGTMNFPVALANLDREEGFASVVEEVFVSLSAPPRVGEEPLLTLRQPTSGEDAERFLAREKEAVRLGDVAALIVIPPGFSSAALAALVGSGPPAQVEVYSSEANAASTMAADVVEQVLARLNRELLTRAGLYEPEAATPVRTEWIGDSSAPVAYVDFLLPGIVLMAFFVGGLFSVSGTILFSRDLKILRRYWVTPLRVLQYLAGFALGYLAMCGLQFTLVVLLGRVGFGATVAFTRPLAVGYLVLAAVTFLAFGFFVASLANTAQAGMAIANIINMPILFLSGLFFPVADLPLFLRVLLYLNPLSYLAEGLRFSLGAGQATLPLPLTFLVPLGWTGLSAAVAVRRLRWDVAR; the protein is encoded by the coding sequence GTGAGGGCCGTTCTCCAACTGGCGCGGTGCGCCCTCGTGACCGCGTTGCGGCAAAAGGAGACCCTGTTTTGGTTCGTCGTGTTCCCGCTCCTTCTCCTCTCGGTCCTGACGCTCGTGTTCGGGCACCTCGGGGAGGAGGGGACGATGAATTTCCCTGTCGCGCTTGCGAACCTCGACCGGGAGGAGGGGTTCGCGTCGGTGGTGGAGGAGGTGTTCGTTTCCCTGTCCGCCCCACCCCGAGTAGGGGAGGAGCCCCTCTTGACCCTGCGCCAGCCCACTTCTGGGGAGGATGCGGAGCGGTTCCTCGCTCGGGAGAAGGAGGCGGTCCGGCTGGGGGACGTTGCGGCCCTGATCGTGATCCCGCCCGGGTTCAGCTCCGCCGCGCTGGCGGCGCTGGTCGGGTCCGGCCCCCCTGCTCAGGTTGAGGTGTACTCGAGCGAGGCGAACGCTGCCTCGACCATGGCCGCGGATGTCGTGGAGCAGGTCCTGGCGCGGCTGAACCGGGAGCTCCTCACCCGGGCCGGTCTCTACGAGCCAGAGGCCGCGACCCCCGTGCGCACGGAGTGGATCGGGGATTCCAGTGCTCCCGTGGCGTACGTGGACTTCCTCCTCCCGGGGATCGTCCTCATGGCGTTCTTCGTGGGCGGGCTGTTCAGCGTGTCGGGGACGATCCTCTTCTCGCGGGATCTGAAGATCCTCCGCCGCTACTGGGTGACCCCCCTCCGCGTATTGCAGTACCTCGCCGGGTTCGCGCTTGGGTACTTGGCGATGTGCGGGCTCCAGTTCACCCTCGTTGTCCTCCTCGGCCGGGTGGGGTTCGGGGCCACGGTGGCGTTCACCCGGCCGTTGGCCGTCGGGTACCTCGTCCTGGCGGCGGTCACGTTCCTCGCGTTCGGGTTCTTCGTCGCTTCGCTCGCCAACACAGCTCAAGCGGGGATGGCCATCGCCAACATCATCAACATGCCGATCCTGTTCCTGAGCGGCCTCTTCTTCCCAGTCGCGGATCTCCCGCTGTTCCTGCGCGTCCTCCTCTACCTCAACCCGTTGAGCTACCTCGCGGAAGGGCTCCGCTTCTCCCTCGGGGCAGGGCAGGCCACCCTCCCTCTCCCCCTGACGTTCCTCGTGCCCCTCGGGTGGACGGGCCTGTCCGCGGCCGTCGCCGTGCGGCGCCTGCGGTGGGACGTGGCCCGATGA
- the dcd gene encoding dCTP deaminase: MSILSDREIAALARGNPPLIAPFTPRQEGKPSSGLGSFGYDLRLGPRFLIPEGGAGLILDPQGTPAEAFREATCKGTLELLPGAFVLGESVERFAMPPDLVGLCCGKSSYARCGLIVNVTPLEPGWRGRLTLALINASPLPLRLHVGQGIAQIVFFRGERPARTYGEKEAGGAYQDQVGPTLPR, from the coding sequence GTGAGCATCCTCAGCGATCGGGAGATCGCGGCGCTGGCGAGGGGGAACCCGCCGCTCATCGCCCCGTTTACTCCCCGTCAGGAGGGGAAGCCGTCCTCCGGCCTGGGCTCGTTCGGGTACGACCTTCGGCTCGGACCGCGCTTCCTGATCCCCGAAGGGGGAGCTGGCCTCATCCTCGATCCGCAGGGCACCCCAGCCGAGGCGTTCCGCGAAGCGACCTGCAAGGGGACACTCGAACTCCTCCCCGGCGCGTTCGTCCTCGGGGAGAGCGTCGAGCGGTTCGCGATGCCCCCCGACCTCGTGGGCCTCTGTTGCGGGAAGTCAAGCTATGCCCGGTGTGGGCTCATCGTGAACGTGACCCCGCTCGAACCGGGGTGGCGGGGCCGGCTCACGCTGGCCCTCATCAACGCCTCCCCACTCCCGCTGCGGCTCCACGTGGGGCAGGGGATCGCCCAGATCGTGTTCTTCCGCGGGGAGCGCCCTGCACGCACGTACGGGGAGAAGGAGGCCGGCGGGGCCTACCAGGACCAGGTTGGCCCGACCCTGCCACGCTAG